GCCGGCGACGACCAGCGGGTCCTGCACGGTCGTGGGGGTGACGGTCTCGCTCATGGTTCCTCCTTCAGCCGCCCTGGACGGCGGTGACGATCTCGACCCGGTCCCCGGCGCGCACCGTCGTGCGGTCCCACGCCCCGCGCGGCACCACGACGTCGTCGACGGCGACGGCGACGCCGCGCGGGACGCCGTCGACCACGTGGCCGGGCAGCAGGCGCGCGACGACGTCCGCGACGGGGACGGCGTCGTGGCCCTCGAGGTCGAACGGGGCGCCGTTGACGAGCGCGCTGGTGCTGGCGGGGGCGGTCATGGGCGGGCTCCGTCGGGGGTGCGGGGGTCGGTGTCCTGGCGGGTGAAGCGGCGGGGGTCGCAGGCGCGCAGCGCGGCGACGGTCGCGGCGGGGTCGGCGGCGGTGCGACCCACGTCGAACCAGGTGCCGGTGAGGCCCGCGACGACGACGTCGGCGGTCAGCGGCGCCATGAGGATGCCGTTGCGGTAGTGGCCGGTGGCGAGGTGCAGGCCGGGGACGTCGGTGGGGCCGACGGCGGGCAGGTGGTCGGGCGTGGTGGGGCGGGCGCGGGGCGTCACCTCGACCAGCGCGGCCTCGTCGATCGAGGGCAGCAGCACCCGGGCGTCGCGCAGCAGCGCGTACACGCCGCCGGCGTCGGCGCGGCGGTCGTCGGGGCGTTCCAGGGAGGTGGCGCCGATGACGAGCTCGCTGTGCCCGGTCCACGGCCCGTCGGACGCGGTGGTGCGGGCCACGACGTACACGGGGCGGCCCTGCACGAGACCCCGCACGACGTGCGTCGGGGCGAGCATGGGGTCGGCCTGCAGCCGCAGGGTCTGCCCCTTGACGGGACGCACGGGCAGGCTGACGCCGCGGACCCCGGCGAGCAGGGGCGCGGACGCCCAGCCCGCGGCGACGAGGGTGGTGCCGGCGCGGTGGCGGTGCCCGGCGTCGTCGACGACGCCGACGACACGTCCGCCGGGCTCCTGCTCGAGGTGCACGGCGGAGCGGTGCACGAGCTCGCCGGCAGGGTGCTGCTCGACGGCGGCGCACAGCGCCCGGTGCGTGGCCCGCGGGTCGACGGCGTGGTCGCCGGGCACCCATGCGGCGGCGGCGAGGCGCTGCCCGAGCAGGGGCTCGTGGCGACGGGCCTCGGCCACGGTGAGCTCGTGCGAGGTGACCTGGTGACGGGCGTGCAGGTCGACGACGCGGCGCAGCAGGGCGGCGTCGGCCGCGTCGTACGCCAGGGTGAGGGTGCCGGACTCCCGCAGCCCGACGCCGATGCCGGTGGAGGCCTCGAGGTCGGCGGCGAACCGCAGCCAGTGCGACGCCCCGGCGAGGTGCAGGTGCAGCGCGGCGCTCTCGGCGAACTCCGCCTCGGTGGCGGGGGCGAGCATCCCGGCGGCCGCGTGGGTGGCGCCGTCGCCCGGGACGGGGTCGAGGACCGTGACGGCGAGCCCCGCCTCGAGGGCGCGCCAGGCCGCGGCGAGACCGATGATCCCGCCCCCGACCACGACGAGGTCGCGTTGCATGAGGTGCTCCCTTCGCTGGCATGACCCAGATCAGGTTCGACGGTCGGCGCCCACGCGCCCTCTCAGCCCTGCGCAGGGCTCCCGTGCTCGGCCCACCCTACCGGCCCGCGTCGGGCCCGGTGACGTGGGCGGACGTCGACGGTGCCGGGGCGGCGGCCGGTGGCCCGCGCCGCGGACGACGCTAGGCTCGCGGCTCGTGACCGCCGTCGACGCCCGCACCCGCCTGGCCGCCGCCCGCCTCTACCTGTGCACGGACGCCCGTGAGGAGCGCGGCGACCTCGAGGACTTCCTGCACGCCGTGCTCGCCGGCGGGGTGGACGTGGTGCAGCTGCGCGACAAGTCGTTGGACGTGGCCCGCGAGCTGGAGCTGCAGGAGGTCGTCGCCCGGGTCGCGGCGGAGCACGGCGCGCTGTGGGCGGTCAACGACCGGGCCGACGTCGCCGGGCTGACCGGCGCCCCCGTGGTCCACATGGGGCAGGGGGACCTGCCGACGTACGCCGTGCGCACGCTGCTCGGCCCGGACCCCGTGCTGGGCCGGTCCACGCACTCGGCCGCGCAGGCCGCCGCCGCGGACGCCGACCCGGGCGTCGACTACTTCTGCGTGGGGCCGCTGTGGGCCACCCCGACCAAGCCGGGCCGGGACGCCGTCGGGCTCGACCTGCTGCGCGCCGTCGCCGCCTCGGACCCGGCGACACCCTGGTTCGCGATCGGCGGGATCGACGCCGAGCGCCTGGACGCCGTGCTCGACGCCGGGGCGACGCGCGTCGTGGTGGTGCGGGCGATCACGCGGGCCGCGGATCCCGAGCGGGCGGCGCGCGAGCTGCGCGACCGCCTCGCCGGCTGACGTCGCCCCGGCGCCCCGACCGCCGCCGTCGCGCCACGGGCGGCCCGACCGGCGGGCCCGCGGGTATGACCGAACCGACGCCGGGACCGGCCGGAGGCGTGCGCGCGGGCGACTATCCTGGTCCGGTGACGTCTCCCGCCACCACCCCCGACAGCGACCCGATCACGCCCCGGCCTGTTCTCGTCGTCGACTTCGGCGCCCAGTACGCCCAGCTCATCGCCCGCCGCGTGCGCGAGGCCAAGGTCTACTCCGAGATCGTGCCGCACACGTTCACGACGGAGCAGATGCTGGCCAAGGACCCGGCCGCGATCATCCTGTCCGGAGGGCCGTCGTCGGTGTACGCCACGGGCGCGCCGTTCGTCGACCCGGCGCTGTTCGAGGCGGGCGTGCCCGTCCTCGGCATCTGCTACGGGTTCCAGGCGATGGCGGCGGCGCTCGGCGGCACGGTCGCCCAGACCGGTGCCCGCGAGTACGGCGGCACCGA
This Isoptericola jiangsuensis DNA region includes the following protein-coding sequences:
- the thiE gene encoding thiamine phosphate synthase, with protein sequence MTAVDARTRLAAARLYLCTDAREERGDLEDFLHAVLAGGVDVVQLRDKSLDVARELELQEVVARVAAEHGALWAVNDRADVAGLTGAPVVHMGQGDLPTYAVRTLLGPDPVLGRSTHSAAQAAAADADPGVDYFCVGPLWATPTKPGRDAVGLDLLRAVAASDPATPWFAIGGIDAERLDAVLDAGATRVVVVRAITRAADPERAARELRDRLAG
- the thiO gene encoding glycine oxidase ThiO, translated to MQRDLVVVGGGIIGLAAAWRALEAGLAVTVLDPVPGDGATHAAAGMLAPATEAEFAESAALHLHLAGASHWLRFAADLEASTGIGVGLRESGTLTLAYDAADAALLRRVVDLHARHQVTSHELTVAEARRHEPLLGQRLAAAAWVPGDHAVDPRATHRALCAAVEQHPAGELVHRSAVHLEQEPGGRVVGVVDDAGHRHRAGTTLVAAGWASAPLLAGVRGVSLPVRPVKGQTLRLQADPMLAPTHVVRGLVQGRPVYVVARTTASDGPWTGHSELVIGATSLERPDDRRADAGGVYALLRDARVLLPSIDEAALVEVTPRARPTTPDHLPAVGPTDVPGLHLATGHYRNGILMAPLTADVVVAGLTGTWFDVGRTAADPAATVAALRACDPRRFTRQDTDPRTPDGARP
- the thiS gene encoding sulfur carrier protein ThiS, with amino-acid sequence MTAPASTSALVNGAPFDLEGHDAVPVADVVARLLPGHVVDGVPRGVAVAVDDVVVPRGAWDRTTVRAGDRVEIVTAVQGG